Proteins found in one Methanospirillum hungatei JF-1 genomic segment:
- a CDS encoding DUF2180 family protein, whose translation MKCYVCAKEGKNTDAVGICIACGMGLCMDHSIREDIDLWEGGYPFPVKKSGKRLPRILCPECVAAYKKE comes from the coding sequence ATGAAGTGTTACGTGTGTGCAAAAGAAGGAAAAAATACCGATGCAGTTGGGATTTGTATTGCCTGCGGTATGGGGCTATGCATGGACCATAGTATTCGGGAAGATATTGATCTCTGGGAAGGGGGGTATCCCTTCCCGGTTAAGAAGAGCGGAAAACGATTGCCCAGAATCCTCTGTCCGGAATGTGTTGCGGCATATAAGAAGGAGTAA
- a CDS encoding coenzyme F420-0:L-glutamate ligase → MNTRIFFHISPERRGIILYTSVTVTGIRGLPLIQKGDDLPRLIIEKCALEDGDIICIASTIISKAKGYTRNLKDVIPGDRATRIAEKTGEDPRFIQVVLDQACDVLIETPFTLTEVSCGHVGVRSGVDASNVEDGLVITLPADPMKEAEEIRTEIKDLTSKSCGIIVTDTCGRSFRRGQTGHAIGWSGMSAIRDFRGDSDLFGHTLEITEEAVVDEIAGFANLIMGESNNGVPAVHFRGIPAWTGHNDIYFREGEDVIRKALKKV, encoded by the coding sequence ATCAATACTCGTATATTCTTTCACATTTCACCTGAAAGGAGAGGGATTATTCTGTACACTTCAGTAACCGTAACAGGTATCAGGGGTCTTCCCCTGATTCAAAAAGGAGATGACCTTCCCCGCCTGATAATTGAAAAATGCGCTTTGGAAGATGGAGACATCATCTGTATCGCAAGTACAATAATCTCGAAGGCAAAGGGATACACCCGGAATTTAAAAGATGTCATACCTGGTGACCGGGCAACACGGATTGCAGAAAAGACAGGTGAAGATCCCCGCTTTATCCAAGTCGTCCTAGATCAGGCCTGTGACGTTCTCATAGAAACACCATTCACCCTCACTGAAGTATCCTGCGGTCATGTAGGAGTCAGGTCAGGAGTGGACGCAAGCAATGTTGAGGACGGCCTTGTTATCACCCTTCCTGCAGATCCCATGAAGGAAGCTGAGGAGATCAGAACGGAGATAAAAGACCTCACCAGCAAAAGCTGTGGGATCATCGTAACTGACACCTGTGGCAGATCATTTCGGCGTGGACAGACCGGTCATGCTATTGGCTGGAGTGGGATGTCAGCCATCAGAGATTTCCGCGGAGATAGTGATCTCTTCGGGCATACTCTGGAGATAACTGAAGAAGCGGTGGTTGACGAGATCGCCGGATTTGCAAATCTCATCATGGGTGAGAGCAATAACGGGGTACCTGCCGTTCATTTCCGTGGCATACCTGCATGGACCGGACACAATGACATCTACTTCAGAGAAGGAGAAGACGTCATCAGGAAAGCGTTAAAAAAAGTGTAA
- a CDS encoding MIP/aquaporin family protein, whose product MSLLQRCVAEGVGTGILVYFGAGAAAITLMIAHGTNPSTEFNIGIGVLGGLGDWFAIGMSFAIAIAGCIYALGRVSGCHINPAVTIALGVTKRFPAEEIIPYVIAQCLGAVLGSLLFAATVGMDAVLIGGLGATAPFPGISYGQAILAEAIGTFLLMLVIMGVAVDNRAPPGFAGLIIGLTVGGIITATGNIAGASLNPARTFGPYLADLVLGGSNLWIYFPIYVIGPVIGAVVAVLLYAYLTSEIEEST is encoded by the coding sequence ATGTCATTGTTACAACGATGTGTTGCAGAAGGAGTGGGAACCGGGATTCTGGTATACTTTGGTGCTGGTGCAGCGGCTATCACCCTGATGATTGCACATGGTACAAACCCTTCTACTGAGTTTAATATTGGAATCGGTGTACTTGGCGGCCTTGGGGACTGGTTTGCTATCGGTATGAGCTTTGCCATTGCCATTGCCGGGTGTATCTATGCTCTTGGGAGAGTATCCGGATGTCATATCAATCCGGCGGTGACCATTGCCCTCGGAGTTACGAAACGGTTTCCAGCAGAAGAGATTATTCCGTATGTGATTGCACAGTGTCTGGGTGCAGTTCTCGGAAGTCTACTTTTTGCAGCGACCGTCGGCATGGATGCAGTTCTGATTGGAGGATTAGGGGCGACTGCACCGTTCCCAGGAATATCGTATGGACAGGCTATCCTGGCGGAGGCTATTGGAACATTTCTGCTGATGCTCGTGATTATGGGTGTTGCTGTAGATAATCGTGCTCCGCCAGGGTTTGCCGGGTTAATTATTGGTCTAACCGTCGGAGGGATAATAACCGCCACAGGGAATATTGCAGGAGCTTCACTGAATCCTGCACGAACCTTCGGGCCATACCTTGCAGATCTGGTGCTTGGGGGTTCGAATCTTTGGATATATTTTCCTATCTATGTGATCGGTCCGGTTATCGGAGCGGTTGTTGCAGTGTTATTGTATGCATACCTCACTTCAGAGATTGAAGAGAGTACGTAA
- a CDS encoding DUF2193 domain-containing protein: MSELHKKMIKEAMAAQHADVEAVKKKRGGNFVIDDAQPYLDAVQKMKPAADQSPSVFQLHTESVKAHFEILKGLTKTIRPEDDPFVEHYQTPVILEILCKEDPKFAKSVETFVGAIKKSESLIGRESARRYGGFYGPTCVVDFALIPGSTSNVVNRILSGITIPADHKQAILAAKSWGMNTSYGIGDVFAHEIEKGGSLTEAVKKEIDMLQAIYEHPVKAQAELMDTVGQKSFDHRKYMESYRTKMAPVVKAAMEEGVHYGNIVTIPAYCVGDIAHHISQSTFNMCKDDVVMAAIDATTAVMESTLKKAEGKVKNEYDLLGLATGASACAAEYILELDGFNAIMIVDLLTKRYHNYVQLYPTRSAAVELHNCDFMDMIYRGWKYLDKARRMQSSGEGIPSPKVGGFTVDLSPIHKNDVLMNPQRYAYPACAMTVRMSAMMRLADYPCLLTSEPVTATLMTNIIALHKETVAAPARICKDCASAALMDFRHGYCQWKEAV, from the coding sequence ATGTCTGAACTCCACAAGAAAATGATCAAAGAGGCCATGGCGGCTCAACATGCCGATGTAGAGGCGGTAAAGAAAAAACGCGGGGGGAATTTTGTAATTGACGATGCACAACCATATCTCGACGCCGTGCAGAAGATGAAACCCGCTGCAGATCAGTCTCCGTCGGTATTTCAATTACACACCGAATCTGTAAAGGCACATTTTGAGATTCTAAAAGGCCTTACGAAAACGATCAGACCCGAGGATGATCCATTCGTAGAACATTATCAGACTCCGGTCATTCTGGAAATTCTCTGCAAGGAAGATCCTAAATTTGCTAAAAGTGTTGAGACCTTTGTCGGAGCAATTAAGAAATCTGAATCGCTTATAGGTCGTGAATCAGCACGGAGATATGGAGGGTTTTACGGTCCGACATGTGTTGTGGATTTTGCCCTTATACCTGGTTCAACAAGTAATGTTGTGAACCGGATTCTTAGCGGGATCACCATTCCTGCGGATCATAAACAGGCAATTCTCGCAGCAAAGTCATGGGGGATGAACACATCGTATGGTATCGGTGATGTGTTTGCTCATGAAATAGAGAAAGGTGGATCGCTTACTGAAGCGGTGAAAAAAGAAATCGACATGCTCCAGGCGATTTATGAACACCCGGTGAAGGCGCAGGCTGAACTTATGGATACTGTTGGTCAGAAATCCTTTGATCACCGGAAATACATGGAGTCATATCGCACAAAGATGGCACCAGTGGTGAAGGCCGCCATGGAGGAGGGTGTTCATTATGGGAACATCGTCACCATTCCGGCGTATTGTGTCGGTGATATCGCCCATCATATCTCGCAATCCACGTTCAATATGTGCAAGGACGATGTTGTCATGGCTGCCATAGATGCCACAACGGCGGTAATGGAGTCTACCCTGAAAAAAGCAGAAGGGAAGGTTAAAAATGAATATGACCTTCTTGGTCTTGCAACGGGTGCTTCTGCTTGTGCGGCAGAATATATTCTGGAACTTGATGGGTTCAACGCTATTATGATCGTGGATCTTCTCACGAAAAGATACCATAATTATGTTCAGCTTTATCCTACCCGGAGTGCTGCAGTAGAGCTCCACAACTGTGATTTTATGGACATGATTTATCGGGGATGGAAATACCTGGACAAAGCACGTCGGATGCAGAGTAGCGGCGAAGGAATCCCCTCCCCGAAAGTAGGTGGATTTACGGTTGATCTATCGCCAATTCATAAAAATGATGTCCTTATGAACCCACAGAGATACGCTTATCCGGCATGTGCCATGACCGTTCGCATGTCTGCCATGATGAGGCTTGCCGATTATCCCTGTCTCCTGACTAGTGAGCCGGTGACTGCTACCCTGATGACGAATATTATTGCTCTTCATAAAGAAACGGTTGCAGCTCCGGCACGGATTTGCAAGGATTGTGCTTCAGCTGCACTGATGGATTTCCGTCATGGTTATTGCCAGTGGAAAGAAGCCGTGTAG
- a CDS encoding pyrroline-5-carboxylate reductase family protein, which translates to MGAGRVTRILLEGLARKNCLPERIMVTDTNPDVLKNLAEKFPSIEPTNQVDESMSNADFLFISLHPPVVGEMLHNIVPFLGEKTTIVSLAPKIKIATINQLTGASRSVIRMIPNAASYVNEGYNPVVFGSSCPENIRKKFTELMVALGQMPEVPEEMLEAYTVITAMGPTYLWFQLAELIHLAQTFGLTQKDATDAVLPMAEGAAKIMKKSDLTPEAVMDLVPVKPLADKEEAIREMYNGSLTGLYEKLTS; encoded by the coding sequence ATCGGAGCCGGCAGGGTTACCCGAATCCTCCTTGAAGGCCTTGCCAGAAAGAATTGTCTTCCTGAACGAATCATGGTGACTGATACCAATCCAGATGTCCTGAAAAATCTTGCAGAAAAATTCCCTTCAATTGAACCAACAAACCAGGTTGATGAATCGATGAGCAACGCTGATTTTCTCTTTATCAGCCTTCATCCACCGGTGGTTGGAGAAATGCTCCATAACATTGTTCCCTTCCTTGGAGAAAAGACTACCATCGTATCTTTGGCTCCGAAAATAAAAATAGCAACCATCAACCAGCTCACCGGAGCATCACGTTCTGTCATTCGCATGATCCCAAATGCTGCCTCATATGTGAATGAAGGATACAATCCGGTGGTATTTGGATCGTCTTGTCCGGAAAATATACGGAAAAAATTCACTGAACTCATGGTCGCTCTCGGACAGATGCCTGAGGTTCCTGAAGAGATGTTGGAAGCATATACAGTCATAACGGCCATGGGTCCGACGTACCTCTGGTTCCAGCTGGCTGAACTCATCCACCTTGCACAGACATTTGGTCTTACTCAGAAAGATGCTACTGATGCGGTCCTTCCCATGGCTGAGGGAGCTGCGAAGATCATGAAGAAATCAGACCTGACTCCAGAGGCGGTCATGGATCTTGTTCCGGTAAAACCTCTTGCTGATAAAGAAGAGGCTATCAGGGAGATGTATAATGGATCCCTTACCGGGTTGTATGAAAAACTTACGTCATAA
- the psmB gene encoding archaeal proteasome endopeptidase complex subunit beta: protein MVEQSDTMKGTTTVGIVFETGVVLASEKRATMGYLISNKTAKKIYQIAPRIGLTTAGGVGDAQQLARLMTVEANLYEIRRGKRISVQAASTLLSNILHGNRMFPFYVQLLIGGVDETGPVLFSVDAVGGTGKEDGIVATGSGSPMAYGVLEDRYTLGMDERSAIELAIRALRSAIKRDAGSGEGVAVVVITEDSYHELSDEEISVLTPN from the coding sequence ATGGTCGAACAGAGCGATACAATGAAAGGAACAACCACGGTTGGGATTGTTTTTGAAACCGGTGTTGTGCTCGCAAGTGAAAAACGTGCAACCATGGGATACCTGATATCCAACAAAACTGCAAAGAAGATCTACCAGATCGCACCCCGGATTGGACTTACCACTGCCGGCGGTGTTGGTGATGCACAGCAGCTTGCACGGCTGATGACTGTGGAAGCGAACCTTTACGAAATCCGCAGAGGGAAACGTATCAGTGTTCAGGCTGCATCCACTCTTCTTTCAAATATTCTTCATGGGAACCGGATGTTTCCATTCTATGTTCAACTCCTGATTGGAGGGGTTGATGAAACCGGGCCGGTACTCTTCTCAGTAGACGCTGTCGGAGGTACCGGAAAGGAAGATGGCATTGTAGCAACCGGGTCCGGATCTCCCATGGCATATGGTGTCCTTGAAGACCGGTACACCCTCGGCATGGACGAACGTTCTGCCATCGAACTTGCCATACGTGCCCTTCGTTCTGCAATAAAACGGGATGCAGGGTCAGGAGAAGGAGTTGCTGTTGTTGTAATTACTGAAGATTCCTATCATGAATTATCTGATGAAGAAATTAGTGTGCTTACACCAAATTAG
- a CDS encoding nitrophenyl compound nitroreductase subunit ArsF family protein gives MPIQGPRKDILIPLLLLAVITSIMILSGGCGCNQIFTLENLSLQHNSSSLFILPPKALEVYHFHETHQCYPCRVLGERTEEAMNKSFMQEIDEGKIIFRHVNVDLPENADIVSRFGTTSSSVMIGYIDDTGFHAENQIQLWYKLSDKKAFGEELSRAIIDRMTIYEQ, from the coding sequence ATGCCTATTCAAGGTCCGAGAAAAGATATCCTCATCCCTCTTCTGCTACTTGCTGTAATTACCTCCATTATGATCCTGTCAGGCGGATGCGGATGCAACCAGATATTTACCCTTGAAAATCTCTCTCTTCAACATAATAGTTCATCATTATTTATCCTCCCTCCAAAAGCACTAGAAGTATATCATTTCCATGAAACCCATCAATGTTATCCCTGCCGGGTGCTTGGAGAACGTACTGAAGAGGCCATGAATAAATCATTCATGCAGGAAATTGATGAAGGGAAGATCATTTTCAGACATGTGAATGTTGACCTCCCGGAGAATGCAGACATTGTCTCCAGGTTCGGGACGACCTCGTCTTCGGTGATGATTGGATATATAGATGATACCGGATTTCATGCAGAGAACCAGATACAACTCTGGTATAAACTCAGCGATAAAAAGGCATTTGGAGAGGAGTTATCCAGAGCAATCATTGATAGAATGACAATATACGAACAATGA
- a CDS encoding preprotein translocase subunit Sec61beta encodes MAKKAGGRLISSAGLVNYYDSEDRRAVHISPYVVLAAAVICGVAIFVLNMISF; translated from the coding sequence ATGGCAAAAAAAGCAGGTGGACGATTAATCTCATCTGCTGGTCTCGTCAATTACTATGACAGTGAAGACCGGCGGGCAGTCCACATCAGCCCCTATGTAGTTTTGGCTGCGGCGGTTATATGTGGTGTTGCAATCTTCGTCCTGAATATGATTTCATTCTGA
- a CDS encoding amidohydrolase family protein — MIKEYSVSGTALTGETLEARDVTIVVQDGIITAVEDESSVPDQWICPAFFNAHTHLADTVAMDLPCAGTLDELVTPPHGLKHQILAKTSVPRLISAMRDSITEMIHSGTAGFADFREGGKPGVLALQEAASQMHIRPIILGREGGEEIADGAGISSARDVTQSMEIADLMKRQGKIIGFHAGEKDPDDIDAALEAHPDFLVHCTHVTKSQIRRIADEGIPVVLCCRSNFLLRVTSGRAHPPVQEMIDAGVEILIGTDNVMFVQPDMMQEISFIHSVYGVPAENLLYSATRGFPPSGISHSIMPGNRASFCVMDCSWGNLRHSRDIKSTIVKRAPMSHFCARIF, encoded by the coding sequence ATGATAAAAGAGTATTCGGTATCAGGGACAGCTCTGACTGGTGAAACCCTTGAGGCGCGGGACGTTACCATCGTTGTTCAGGACGGCATCATCACCGCCGTAGAGGATGAATCATCTGTCCCGGACCAATGGATCTGTCCTGCATTTTTCAATGCTCATACCCATCTTGCTGATACGGTTGCGATGGATCTGCCCTGTGCCGGGACACTTGATGAACTTGTCACGCCTCCCCATGGACTCAAGCATCAGATACTTGCAAAAACCTCAGTGCCCCGCCTTATATCAGCAATGAGAGATTCCATAACTGAGATGATCCATTCCGGAACAGCGGGCTTTGCTGATTTTCGTGAAGGGGGAAAACCAGGAGTTCTGGCATTACAAGAGGCGGCATCCCAGATGCACATTCGTCCAATCATCCTGGGACGTGAAGGTGGAGAGGAGATAGCCGACGGAGCAGGGATTAGCAGTGCAAGGGATGTTACCCAGTCCATGGAGATAGCTGACCTGATGAAAAGGCAGGGAAAGATTATCGGGTTTCACGCGGGTGAAAAAGATCCTGATGATATTGATGCTGCATTAGAAGCACACCCTGATTTTCTAGTGCATTGTACCCATGTTACCAAATCCCAGATCCGAAGGATTGCTGATGAAGGAATACCGGTAGTTCTCTGTTGTCGCTCAAATTTTCTCCTCCGGGTAACATCCGGCCGGGCTCACCCCCCTGTCCAGGAAATGATTGATGCCGGCGTTGAAATACTGATTGGGACTGATAATGTTATGTTTGTCCAGCCTGACATGATGCAGGAGATCTCGTTTATCCATTCCGTCTATGGGGTGCCGGCTGAGAACCTCCTCTATTCAGCAACCAGAGGATTTCCTCCATCAGGAATTTCTCATTCTATTATGCCGGGTAACCGGGCTTCATTCTGTGTAATGGATTGTTCCTGGGGTAATTTGCGCCATTCCCGCGATATCAAATCCACCATTGTGAAGAGGGCTCCAATGAGCCATTTTTGCGCAAGAATTTTTTAG
- a CDS encoding CBS domain-containing protein, which yields MTTDVVTVEIPGNRDDVLKILKRTGISGVPVLKGGKLVGIITRKDLLHKPEENQLALLMTPDPLTIRSDATLTEAARIMRTHNIRRMPVLDEAKNLVGLISVADLILAIARMKIEEEIKDTYTSPTFALWEETPLPLVGRIMEISGFEAIPILNRESKLQGIICERDLIRCAMIEDSVETSDLSTTGTDDDEWTWESIRDVHHISYGISRVQLPNRPVKSAMITNVVMVPPNAEVSECALKMKRARVDQLPIVNGDNRLKSILFDRELIKVLLDEKYQ from the coding sequence ATGACGACCGACGTCGTCACCGTCGAAATACCTGGAAACCGGGATGATGTACTTAAAATTTTAAAAAGAACAGGGATTAGTGGAGTTCCCGTTTTAAAAGGCGGAAAACTGGTTGGTATCATCACACGAAAGGATCTTCTTCACAAACCTGAAGAAAACCAGCTTGCGTTACTGATGACACCTGATCCGCTCACGATCCGTTCAGACGCAACGCTGACCGAGGCAGCCAGGATAATGAGGACACATAATATCCGCAGGATGCCTGTCCTCGACGAAGCAAAGAATCTGGTGGGACTTATCAGTGTTGCAGACCTTATCCTTGCAATAGCTCGGATGAAGATAGAGGAAGAGATTAAAGATACATACACAAGCCCTACTTTTGCTCTCTGGGAAGAGACTCCTCTGCCCCTTGTAGGGCGAATTATGGAGATATCCGGGTTTGAGGCTATACCTATATTGAATCGTGAATCAAAACTTCAGGGCATAATCTGTGAGCGTGATCTGATCAGATGTGCTATGATCGAAGATTCAGTAGAGACATCTGATCTCTCCACTACCGGTACTGATGATGATGAATGGACCTGGGAAAGTATCCGTGACGTTCATCACATCAGCTACGGCATTTCACGGGTTCAGCTCCCCAATCGTCCGGTAAAATCTGCCATGATCACCAATGTGGTCATGGTCCCGCCAAATGCCGAAGTCAGTGAATGTGCCCTGAAAATGAAGCGTGCACGGGTAGATCAGCTTCCGATAGTGAACGGTGATAACCGGCTCAAAAGTATTCTCTTCGACAGAGAACTTATTAAAGTCCTCTTAGATGAAAAATATCAATAA
- a CDS encoding beta-CASP ribonuclease aCPSF1 — translation MLIEERLKEIQEKIKKKVPKGIKVSSVEFEGPELVIYTDDPKTFADQDDLIKILARDIRKRIVVRPTILEDPERAASAIRRVVGENAGISDIFFEADSGEVLIEAEKPGVVIGKNGATLRDITREIGWTPKVVRTPPIESSTVKQVRQYLRAAHQERKELLKRIGRRIHRDVIAKDQWIRVTTLGCCREVGRAAFLLSTPESRVLIDCGEKPDSFEATPYLYVPEIHPLSQLDAVVLTHAHLDHCAYIPLLYKYGYEGPVYSTPPTRDLAAMLQLDYLDVVNKEGKPIPYSSNEVKEYIKHSIVLNYGCVTDIAPDIKLTFHNAGHILGSGIAHFHVGDGLYNVAFTGDLHYGKSRLFNAAVNHYPRLEALFMESTYGGAQDMQPNRADAEERLYGVFREVLERGGKIIIPAFAVGRSQEVMLAIEEGMRLGKFPPVKVYLDGMIKEATAIHTTYPEYLNSELRNLIFKEGHNPFLAECFEQVDSAEKRERVITGEPCVIITTSGMLNGGPVMEYLRNLAADERNCLVFVGYQADGTLGRRIQKGWREIPIGNRETIVVNLDCITVDGFSGHSDRRQLMNFVSHMQPKPEKIFAIHGDENKTIDLASSIYKKLHIQTTSPMNLETYRLI, via the coding sequence ATGCTTATTGAGGAACGTCTCAAAGAGATACAGGAAAAAATTAAAAAGAAAGTCCCAAAGGGGATTAAAGTATCATCTGTTGAATTTGAAGGGCCTGAACTGGTCATCTACACTGATGATCCCAAGACCTTTGCTGACCAGGATGATCTTATCAAAATACTTGCCAGGGATATCAGGAAACGTATCGTTGTCCGTCCCACCATATTAGAAGATCCTGAACGTGCTGCATCTGCAATAAGACGTGTCGTCGGTGAGAATGCAGGAATATCTGATATATTCTTTGAAGCAGACAGCGGTGAAGTCCTCATTGAGGCAGAAAAACCCGGCGTGGTTATCGGGAAAAACGGAGCCACCCTTCGTGACATAACCCGTGAGATCGGGTGGACACCCAAGGTTGTCAGGACTCCGCCCATCGAAAGCAGCACGGTAAAGCAGGTACGGCAGTATTTACGGGCCGCCCACCAGGAACGAAAAGAGCTCTTAAAGAGGATAGGTCGCAGAATCCATCGTGATGTCATCGCAAAAGATCAATGGATACGGGTGACAACCCTCGGTTGCTGTCGTGAAGTCGGACGTGCGGCATTTCTTCTTTCCACACCTGAAAGCCGTGTCCTTATCGACTGCGGAGAAAAACCAGACAGTTTTGAAGCAACACCATATCTCTATGTTCCTGAGATTCATCCGCTCTCTCAGCTGGATGCCGTGGTCCTTACCCATGCACACCTGGATCATTGTGCCTACATTCCGCTTCTTTATAAATATGGATATGAAGGACCGGTATACTCTACCCCGCCAACCCGTGATTTAGCCGCTATGCTACAGCTCGATTACCTTGACGTGGTGAATAAGGAAGGAAAACCCATTCCGTATTCCTCGAATGAGGTCAAGGAATATATCAAGCACTCAATAGTACTTAATTATGGATGTGTCACTGATATTGCTCCTGATATCAAACTGACCTTCCACAATGCAGGACATATTCTTGGATCAGGTATAGCACATTTCCATGTCGGAGACGGGCTGTATAATGTGGCATTTACCGGCGATCTTCATTATGGGAAAAGCCGTCTTTTCAATGCTGCAGTAAATCATTATCCACGACTAGAGGCACTCTTTATGGAATCCACCTATGGTGGGGCACAGGATATGCAGCCAAACCGTGCTGATGCAGAAGAGAGATTATATGGGGTGTTTCGCGAGGTTCTTGAACGGGGCGGGAAGATCATCATCCCCGCATTTGCCGTCGGACGTTCTCAGGAAGTCATGCTTGCCATTGAAGAAGGTATGCGGCTTGGGAAATTCCCACCGGTTAAAGTTTATCTTGACGGTATGATCAAGGAAGCGACTGCGATTCATACCACCTATCCTGAATACCTGAATTCAGAGCTTCGTAATCTTATCTTCAAAGAAGGGCACAACCCATTCCTTGCCGAGTGTTTTGAGCAGGTGGATTCTGCAGAGAAACGTGAGCGTGTCATCACCGGGGAGCCATGTGTTATCATCACTACCAGCGGTATGTTAAACGGTGGACCTGTCATGGAATACCTCCGAAACCTTGCTGCTGATGAACGAAACTGCCTGGTCTTTGTCGGGTATCAGGCAGACGGAACACTTGGCCGGAGAATTCAGAAAGGCTGGCGGGAGATTCCAATCGGTAACCGGGAGACGATCGTCGTCAACCTTGACTGTATCACGGTAGATGGGTTTTCAGGGCACTCAGATCGCAGACAACTCATGAATTTTGTCTCTCATATGCAACCCAAACCAGAGAAGATATTTGCAATTCATGGTGATGAGAACAAGACCATCGATCTTGCAAGTTCTATTTATAAAAAATTACACATTCAGACAACCTCCCCTATGAATTTGGAAACATACCGGTTAATCTGA
- a CDS encoding putative zinc-binding protein has protein sequence MHLDSDTALVTCSGISNTGKLTTKVSDALHRRCPGIIECSLAARSDPEKLRDVLAHAKRIVIIDGCSDCCGRKKLKEHGYDPDIHVIATECGIVKNGMEDPRFDEIELLTSVVREKLR, from the coding sequence ATGCACCTGGATTCTGACACTGCTTTGGTGACCTGCTCAGGAATATCCAATACGGGCAAACTTACGACAAAGGTAAGTGATGCGCTCCACCGGAGATGTCCGGGTATAATTGAATGTTCTCTTGCTGCACGAAGTGATCCAGAAAAATTACGTGATGTTCTCGCCCATGCAAAGAGAATAGTTATTATTGATGGATGTTCTGACTGCTGCGGGAGGAAAAAACTTAAGGAGCATGGGTATGATCCGGACATTCATGTCATTGCCACTGAGTGTGGTATTGTAAAGAATGGTATGGAAGATCCGCGATTTGACGAGATTGAACTTTTGACATCTGTTGTGAGGGAAAAACTCCGGTGA
- a CDS encoding putative zinc-binding protein has translation MGEQAPCTCGSNEKNRLIFPCSGQANTGQISNQAAIQLSDEGYGSFVCTALLASGSESLAERARNVHEVVAIDGCGMDCARKIAEQAGVPVHQHLVVTDLGIEKNSSDRSFTKEQVESIVSAAWKGEGKIQESNSEKKVPSGGCGCSGNCS, from the coding sequence ATGGGAGAGCAAGCCCCCTGTACCTGTGGAAGTAACGAGAAGAACCGATTGATTTTTCCCTGCTCCGGGCAGGCAAATACCGGGCAGATATCAAATCAGGCTGCTATTCAGCTATCTGACGAAGGATATGGCAGCTTTGTATGCACGGCCCTGCTGGCATCTGGATCAGAGTCTCTGGCTGAACGTGCACGGAATGTACATGAAGTCGTTGCTATTGACGGATGTGGGATGGATTGTGCACGAAAGATAGCTGAGCAAGCGGGAGTTCCGGTTCATCAGCATCTGGTTGTAACCGATCTTGGTATCGAGAAAAATTCCTCTGACCGATCTTTTACAAAAGAACAGGTTGAGTCTATTGTCTCTGCCGCCTGGAAAGGAGAAGGAAAAATCCAGGAATCTAATTCTGAAAAGAAGGTTCCTTCCGGCGGGTGTGGCTGCAGCGGTAACTGCTCCTAA
- a CDS encoding universal stress protein — protein MYNTILVAIDGSIVSEKAFEVAVEQAQAWKAKLHAVYVVESGLFTDIPADSKLEIMYSLLEQEGNAALDKIKEIAQKKNTEVITHFEQGHAGDTILSTADKIGADLIIMGSHGKSNIDRILIGSVSSFVVEHSKVSVLVVRS, from the coding sequence ATGTACAACACAATTCTTGTTGCTATTGACGGATCTATTGTCAGTGAAAAGGCATTTGAAGTAGCCGTCGAACAGGCACAGGCCTGGAAAGCAAAACTTCACGCAGTCTACGTCGTAGAATCAGGGCTTTTTACAGATATACCGGCAGACAGCAAACTTGAGATCATGTACAGCCTGCTTGAGCAGGAGGGCAATGCAGCACTTGATAAGATCAAAGAGATTGCCCAGAAAAAGAACACGGAAGTCATAACACATTTTGAACAGGGTCATGCCGGTGACACGATACTTTCCACCGCTGATAAAATTGGTGCAGACCTCATCATTATGGGTTCTCATGGGAAGAGTAATATTGACCGTATCCTTATCGGAAGTGTAAGTTCCTTTGTTGTTGAACACAGCAAAGTTTCCGTGTTGGTGGTGAGATCATAG